Proteins from one Bradyrhizobium roseum genomic window:
- a CDS encoding DUF4164 domain-containing protein, whose amino-acid sequence MSDRLTNGAGNAEPIQVDIDAATRRLMMALDALEAAAERRRDADRDENELASRIQALGADRSRLADELDGSLVKTRRLERTNREIAERLDIAIGTIRAVLDAGEDE is encoded by the coding sequence ATGAGCGATCGTCTCACCAACGGGGCCGGCAATGCCGAGCCGATCCAGGTCGACATCGACGCCGCCACGCGGCGGCTGATGATGGCGCTCGACGCGCTTGAGGCTGCCGCGGAACGACGGCGCGATGCCGATCGCGACGAGAACGAGCTGGCGAGCCGTATCCAGGCGCTCGGCGCCGATCGTTCGCGGCTCGCCGACGAACTCGACGGCTCGCTGGTGAAGACACGGCGGCTGGAACGCACCAACCGCGAGATCGCCGAAAGACTGGATATCGCGATCGGTACCATCCGCGCGGTGCTCGATGCCGGAGAGGATGAATGA
- a CDS encoding endonuclease domain-containing protein: MVSPAIRRAVAKKLRANTTPHERILWRALKELPIEGTHFRRQAPIGPYVVDFFCPAKRLIVELDGGHHNEDATAQRDNERQAWLEKEGYRVIRFWNSDVTGDLNAVMERVYAEVHGALDADALPLRRHRRG, translated from the coding sequence ATGGTTTCACCAGCAATCCGCCGCGCCGTGGCCAAGAAACTCCGCGCGAACACAACGCCGCATGAGCGTATCCTCTGGCGCGCACTGAAAGAACTGCCAATCGAAGGCACGCACTTTCGACGACAAGCGCCGATCGGTCCCTATGTCGTGGATTTCTTCTGTCCAGCGAAGCGCCTAATCGTCGAACTCGATGGCGGGCATCATAACGAAGACGCGACGGCTCAGCGCGATAACGAACGGCAAGCGTGGCTGGAGAAGGAAGGGTATCGCGTCATCCGCTTCTGGAATTCGGATGTGACCGGTGACCTCAACGCGGTGATGGAACGGGTCTATGCAGAGGTACACGGTGCGTTGGATGCTGACGCGCTTCCACTGAGACGCCACCGGCGCGGATAG
- a CDS encoding phosphoglycerate kinase, which produces MAGSFRTLDDIDVKAKRVLLRVDLNVPMENGRVTDATRLERVAPTITEISDKGGKVILLAHFGRPKGRDAKDSLKPVAEALSKVIKKPVAFADDCIGDAAAKAVAAMKDGDILCLENTRFHKEEEKNDPAFVAELAKLGDIWVNDAFSAAHRAHATTEGLGHKLPAYAGRTMQAELTALEKALDAPTKPVIAIIGGAKVSTKIDLLENLVKKVDALVIGGGMANTFLHAQGVGIGKSLAEKDLAATALRIMEKAEAANCAIILPVDAVVAYHFAANSPSHAYGLDAIPADGMILDVGPQSTARIHAAIDDAKTLVWNGPLGAFEMTPFDRGTMVAAKHAAERTKANKLISVAGGGDTVAALNQAGVADDFSYVSTAGGAFLEWMEGKPLPGVEVLKLR; this is translated from the coding sequence ATGGCAGGAAGCTTCCGTACTCTCGATGACATCGACGTGAAAGCCAAGCGCGTGCTGCTGCGCGTCGACCTCAACGTGCCCATGGAGAACGGCCGCGTCACCGATGCAACGCGGCTCGAGCGCGTCGCGCCGACCATCACCGAAATCTCGGACAAGGGCGGCAAGGTCATCCTGCTTGCCCATTTCGGCCGGCCGAAGGGACGCGACGCCAAGGATTCGCTGAAGCCGGTCGCCGAGGCGCTGTCGAAGGTGATCAAGAAGCCGGTCGCCTTCGCCGACGATTGCATTGGCGACGCCGCAGCCAAGGCGGTGGCGGCGATGAAGGACGGCGATATTCTCTGCCTGGAAAACACCCGCTTCCACAAAGAGGAAGAGAAGAACGATCCGGCGTTCGTGGCGGAGCTGGCAAAACTCGGCGACATCTGGGTCAACGATGCGTTCTCGGCCGCGCACCGCGCGCACGCCACCACCGAAGGCCTCGGCCATAAGCTTCCCGCCTACGCCGGGCGCACCATGCAGGCCGAACTCACTGCGCTTGAGAAGGCGCTGGACGCGCCGACCAAGCCGGTGATCGCGATCATCGGCGGCGCAAAAGTCTCGACCAAGATCGACCTCTTGGAAAACCTTGTGAAAAAGGTTGATGCGCTGGTGATCGGCGGCGGCATGGCCAACACCTTCCTGCATGCGCAGGGCGTCGGCATCGGCAAGTCGCTGGCGGAGAAGGATCTCGCCGCCACGGCGCTGCGCATCATGGAGAAGGCCGAGGCCGCGAACTGCGCCATCATCCTGCCCGTCGATGCCGTGGTCGCCTATCATTTCGCAGCCAACTCACCCTCGCATGCCTATGGACTCGATGCGATCCCGGCGGACGGCATGATCCTCGACGTCGGCCCGCAATCAACCGCGCGGATTCACGCCGCGATCGACGACGCCAAGACGCTGGTGTGGAACGGCCCGCTCGGCGCGTTCGAGATGACGCCGTTCGACCGCGGCACCATGGTCGCGGCCAAGCATGCTGCAGAGCGCACCAAGGCCAACAAGCTGATCTCGGTCGCCGGCGGCGGCGACACCGTCGCGGCGCTGAACCAGGCCGGCGTGGCCGACGATTTTTCCTATGTCTCGACGGCCGGCGGCGCATTCCTCGAATGGATGGAAGGCAAGCCGCTGCCCGGGGTCGAAGTTCTGAAACTGCGATAA
- the fba gene encoding class II fructose-bisphosphate aldolase (catalyzes the reversible aldol condensation of dihydroxyacetonephosphate and glyceraldehyde 3-phosphate in the Calvin cycle, glycolysis, and/or gluconeogenesis), translating to MARITLRQLLDYAAEHDYGVPAFNINNMEQALAIMEAASSLDAPVIIQASRGARSYANDIMLKHMMDAVTEIYPQIPVCVHLDHGNEPATCMTAIQAGFTSVMMDGSLKADGKTPGDWDYNVGVTKTVTDMAHLGGISVEGELGVLGSLETGMGDKEDGHGAEGKLSHDQLLTNPDEAVKFVRETKVDALAIAMGTSHGAYKFTRKPDGDILAMNVIEEIHRKLPNTHLVMHGSSSVPQDLQEIINANGGKMKPTWGVPVSEIQRGIKNGVRKINIDTDNRMAMTGQIRKVLKENPEEFDPRKYLKPAMEAMAKLCKQRLQEFNTAGQASKIKKVLTTAEMAKRYTKGELDPKVA from the coding sequence ATGGCTCGCATCACCTTGCGTCAACTGCTCGATTATGCGGCCGAGCACGATTACGGGGTGCCGGCGTTCAACATCAACAACATGGAGCAGGCGCTGGCCATCATGGAGGCCGCGTCCTCGCTCGATGCCCCCGTCATCATCCAGGCCTCGCGCGGCGCGCGCTCCTACGCCAACGACATCATGCTCAAGCACATGATGGACGCCGTCACCGAGATCTATCCGCAGATTCCGGTCTGCGTGCATCTCGACCATGGCAACGAACCCGCCACCTGCATGACCGCGATCCAGGCCGGCTTCACCTCTGTGATGATGGACGGTTCGCTGAAAGCTGACGGCAAGACGCCCGGCGACTGGGATTACAATGTCGGGGTGACCAAGACCGTCACCGACATGGCGCATCTCGGCGGCATCTCGGTGGAAGGCGAACTCGGCGTACTCGGTTCGCTGGAAACCGGCATGGGCGACAAGGAAGACGGCCACGGCGCCGAAGGCAAGCTGTCGCACGACCAGTTGCTGACCAATCCCGACGAAGCCGTGAAGTTCGTCCGCGAGACAAAGGTCGACGCGCTGGCGATCGCGATGGGCACCTCGCACGGCGCCTACAAGTTCACCCGCAAGCCCGACGGCGACATCCTCGCCATGAACGTGATCGAGGAAATCCATCGCAAGCTGCCGAACACGCATCTGGTGATGCATGGCTCGTCCTCGGTGCCGCAGGATCTCCAGGAGATCATCAACGCCAATGGCGGCAAGATGAAGCCGACCTGGGGCGTGCCGGTGTCCGAGATCCAGCGCGGCATCAAGAACGGCGTGCGCAAGATCAACATCGACACCGACAACCGCATGGCGATGACCGGTCAGATCCGCAAGGTCCTGAAGGAAAATCCGGAAGAGTTCGATCCGCGCAAATATCTCAAGCCGGCGATGGAAGCGATGGCCAAGCTGTGCAAGCAGCGGCTGCAGGAATTCAACACCGCAGGCCAGGCCAGCAAGATCAAGAAGGTGCTGACCACGGCCGAAATGGCGAAGCGTTACACCAAGGGTGAGCTCGATCCCAAGGTTGCCTGA
- the gap gene encoding type I glyceraldehyde-3-phosphate dehydrogenase — MAIRVGINGFGRIGRNILRAIAESGRKDIEVVGINDLGPVETNAHLLRFDSVHGRFPGIVTVDGDSISVGNGKIKVSTERDPSKLPWKELGVDIAMECVGIFTAKDKASAHLTAGAKRVLISAPGENADATIVFGVNHDTLTKDHLIVSNGSCTTNCLAPVAKVLNDTVGIETGFMTTIHAYTGDQPTLDTMHKDLYRGRAAAMSMIPTSTGAAKAIGLVLPELKGKLDGVAIRVPTPNVSVVDLKIVAKRATDVKEINAAMKRASEQQLKGILGYTTAPNVSIDFNHDPHSSTFHEDQTKVQNGTLVRVMSWYDNEWGFSNRMGDTAVAMGKLL, encoded by the coding sequence ATGGCAATCCGCGTTGGGATCAACGGGTTTGGCCGCATCGGCCGCAATATCTTGCGGGCCATCGCGGAATCCGGCCGCAAGGATATCGAGGTGGTCGGCATCAACGATCTCGGCCCGGTCGAGACCAATGCCCACCTGCTGCGTTTCGACTCCGTGCATGGCCGCTTCCCCGGCATCGTCACCGTCGACGGCGACTCGATCAGCGTCGGCAACGGCAAGATCAAAGTGTCCACCGAGCGCGATCCGTCCAAGCTGCCCTGGAAGGAACTCGGGGTCGACATCGCGATGGAGTGCGTGGGCATCTTCACCGCCAAGGACAAGGCTTCAGCCCATCTCACCGCCGGCGCCAAGCGCGTCCTGATATCGGCGCCCGGCGAGAATGCCGATGCGACCATTGTGTTCGGCGTCAATCACGACACCCTGACGAAGGATCACCTGATCGTCTCCAACGGCTCCTGCACCACCAACTGCCTGGCGCCGGTCGCCAAGGTGCTGAACGACACGGTGGGCATCGAGACCGGCTTCATGACCACCATCCACGCCTATACCGGCGACCAGCCGACGCTCGATACCATGCACAAGGATCTCTATCGCGGCCGCGCGGCGGCGATGTCGATGATCCCGACTTCCACCGGTGCTGCCAAGGCGATCGGCCTGGTGCTGCCGGAGCTGAAGGGCAAGCTCGACGGCGTCGCGATCCGGGTGCCTACGCCCAACGTTTCGGTGGTCGATCTCAAGATCGTCGCCAAGCGCGCCACCGACGTGAAGGAAATCAACGCGGCGATGAAGCGCGCCTCCGAGCAGCAGCTCAAGGGCATCCTCGGCTACACCACGGCGCCGAACGTCTCGATCGACTTCAACCACGATCCTCATTCCTCGACGTTCCACGAGGACCAGACCAAGGTTCAGAACGGGACGCTGGTGCGGGTGATGTCCTGGTACGACAATGAATGGGGTTTCTCCAACCGCATGGGCGACACCGCCGTGGCGATGGGGAAGCTGCTGTAA
- the tkt gene encoding transketolase, which yields MTQVDHTRMANAIRGLAMDAVEKAKSGHPGLPMGAADIATVLFTQFLKFDAAAPAWPDRDRFVLSAGHGSMLLYALLYLTGNKDMTLDHLKNFRQLGSLTPGHPENFHTKGIETTTGPLGQGIATAVGMALAEKMLAAEFGKKVVGHHTYVLASDGDLMEGVSQEAIAMAGHWKLNKMIVLYDDNGISIDGPTSIADSVDQVKRFKSAGWAAELIDGHDQKAIAAAIARAQKSSKPSLIACKTTIGYGAPTRAGTAKAHGEALGADELKGAKEKLGISQEAFSVPDDVLKAWREAGSRGAAARQEWEGVFAELGPRKRAEFERRMRHERPATLSKALRAHKKALLESPQNIATRKSSESAIEAIASAMPMEFLAGSADLTGSNNNKAKSAVAFSAKTPKGRFIHYGIREHGMAAAMNGIFLHGGFAPNGATFLVFTDYARPAMRLAALMGAGVVYVMTHDSIGLGEDGPTHQPVEHLAALRAIPNMRVFRPCDAIEVTECWELALNRIDGPTVLALTRQNLPQLRTSAPNDNPCAHGAYELVAAQGEAKVSLFASGSEVEIAVAAQKQLAERGIASRVVSVPSLELLLAQPADRQKAIIGNAPVKIAIEAAVRWGWDAVIGRDGEFVGMHGFGASAPAKDLFKHFGITAEAAVNAALKRLG from the coding sequence ATGACGCAGGTCGATCACACCCGTATGGCCAATGCGATTCGCGGGCTTGCCATGGATGCCGTCGAGAAGGCGAAATCCGGTCATCCCGGCCTGCCGATGGGCGCCGCCGACATCGCCACCGTGCTGTTCACACAGTTTCTGAAATTCGACGCCGCGGCGCCGGCCTGGCCCGATCGCGACCGCTTCGTGCTCTCGGCCGGACACGGATCGATGCTGCTCTATGCCTTGTTGTACCTTACCGGCAACAAGGACATGACGCTCGACCATCTCAAAAACTTCCGCCAGCTCGGATCACTGACCCCGGGACACCCCGAGAATTTTCACACCAAGGGTATCGAGACCACCACCGGTCCGCTCGGACAGGGCATCGCCACCGCCGTCGGCATGGCGCTGGCGGAGAAGATGCTAGCCGCCGAATTCGGCAAGAAGGTGGTCGGCCATCACACTTACGTGCTCGCCTCCGACGGCGACCTGATGGAAGGCGTGTCGCAGGAAGCGATCGCGATGGCCGGACACTGGAAGCTGAACAAGATGATCGTGCTGTATGACGACAACGGCATCTCGATCGACGGCCCGACCTCGATCGCCGATTCGGTCGACCAGGTGAAGCGCTTCAAGTCCGCAGGCTGGGCGGCCGAGCTGATCGACGGTCATGACCAGAAGGCGATCGCGGCCGCCATCGCCCGCGCGCAGAAATCCAGCAAGCCGTCGCTGATCGCCTGCAAGACCACGATCGGCTACGGCGCGCCGACGCGGGCTGGCACCGCAAAAGCCCATGGCGAGGCGCTCGGCGCCGACGAACTGAAGGGCGCCAAGGAAAAGCTCGGAATCTCGCAGGAAGCTTTCTCGGTACCCGACGATGTGCTGAAGGCGTGGCGTGAAGCCGGCAGCCGCGGCGCCGCCGCCCGCCAGGAATGGGAAGGCGTTTTTGCCGAGCTCGGCCCGCGCAAGCGCGCCGAATTCGAGCGGCGGATGCGGCACGAGCGGCCGGCCACGCTCTCGAAAGCGCTGCGGGCGCACAAGAAGGCGCTACTGGAATCGCCACAGAATATCGCCACGCGGAAATCTTCCGAATCTGCAATCGAAGCAATTGCATCTGCGATGCCGATGGAATTTCTTGCCGGTTCCGCCGACCTCACCGGCTCCAACAACAACAAGGCGAAATCGGCCGTGGCGTTCTCAGCCAAGACGCCGAAGGGCCGCTTCATCCATTACGGCATCCGCGAGCACGGCATGGCGGCTGCCATGAACGGCATCTTCCTGCACGGCGGCTTTGCGCCGAACGGCGCGACCTTCCTGGTGTTCACCGACTACGCCCGCCCGGCGATGCGGCTGGCCGCGCTGATGGGCGCCGGCGTCGTCTATGTGATGACCCATGATTCCATCGGGCTCGGTGAAGACGGCCCGACGCACCAGCCGGTGGAACACCTCGCGGCACTCCGTGCGATCCCCAACATGCGCGTGTTCCGGCCCTGCGATGCCATTGAGGTGACCGAGTGCTGGGAGCTGGCGCTCAACCGGATCGACGGCCCGACCGTGCTGGCGTTGACCCGCCAGAACCTGCCGCAGCTTCGAACCAGTGCGCCGAACGACAATCCTTGCGCGCATGGCGCCTATGAGCTGGTCGCGGCACAGGGCGAGGCCAAAGTGTCGCTGTTCGCCTCGGGCTCCGAGGTCGAGATCGCCGTGGCCGCCCAGAAACAGCTCGCTGAGCGTGGCATCGCGTCGCGGGTGGTCTCGGTGCCCTCGCTCGAACTGCTGCTGGCGCAACCGGCGGACCGCCAGAAGGCCATCATCGGCAACGCCCCGGTCAAGATCGCCATCGAGGCCGCGGTGCGCTGGGGCTGGGATGCCGTGATCGGCCGGGATGGTGAATTCGTGGGCATGCACGGTTTTGGTGCCAGCGCCCCCGCCAAGGACCTTTTCAAGCACTTCGGAATTACGGCCGAGGCTGCCGTTAACGCTGCCCTGAAGCGCTTGGGCTGA
- a CDS encoding tetratricopeptide repeat protein translates to MKLLRPISLLTGLVMTTAGATAQTSLAPPAAPPPAAAPAAKQAPPKAKAPAAPAKKPAATPAPAPATTPKPTATKPVLGQPDPQMPTFDDPNVDNVYAAYQRGLYKTTFDLATTRAQYARDPKAMTMLGELYANGLGIKRDYAKAAEWYQRAADAGDREGMFALAMMRLSGRGGATNRDQAVKLLASSAKLGNAKAAYNLALLYLDGNTLPQDVRRAAELLRVAADAGNPEAQYALATFYKEGNGVPKDLDKAVRLLQAAALADNVDAEVEYAIALFNGTGTPKNQPAAVALLRKAARQNSPIAQNRLARVLVSGLGVPVDKIEGLKWHLVAKTAGKGDPELDERLSELSPEDRAKVDAAARKWTGTIGAAANK, encoded by the coding sequence ATGAAACTGCTACGTCCCATATCGCTGCTCACGGGCCTCGTGATGACGACGGCCGGTGCCACAGCACAGACCTCGCTGGCGCCGCCCGCCGCGCCGCCGCCCGCAGCTGCTCCGGCTGCAAAGCAGGCCCCACCGAAAGCAAAAGCGCCTGCTGCGCCGGCGAAAAAGCCTGCCGCGACACCGGCGCCTGCCCCCGCGACGACACCCAAGCCTACGGCGACCAAACCCGTGTTGGGGCAGCCGGACCCGCAAATGCCGACGTTTGACGATCCCAACGTCGACAACGTCTACGCCGCCTATCAGCGCGGCCTCTACAAGACCACCTTCGATCTCGCGACCACGCGCGCGCAATACGCCCGCGACCCGAAGGCAATGACGATGCTGGGCGAGCTCTATGCCAACGGGCTCGGCATCAAGCGCGATTACGCCAAGGCTGCCGAATGGTATCAGCGCGCCGCGGATGCAGGCGACCGCGAAGGCATGTTCGCACTCGCCATGATGCGGCTGTCCGGCCGCGGCGGCGCCACCAACCGCGACCAGGCGGTCAAGCTGCTCGCCTCCTCCGCCAAGCTCGGCAACGCCAAGGCGGCCTATAATCTGGCGCTGCTCTATCTCGACGGCAACACGCTGCCGCAGGACGTCAGGCGCGCGGCCGAGCTGCTGCGCGTCGCGGCCGACGCCGGCAACCCGGAAGCGCAATACGCGCTGGCGACCTTCTACAAGGAAGGCAACGGCGTGCCGAAGGATCTCGACAAGGCGGTACGCCTGCTGCAGGCGGCGGCGCTGGCCGACAATGTCGACGCAGAGGTCGAATATGCCATCGCGCTGTTCAACGGCACCGGCACGCCGAAGAACCAGCCGGCCGCGGTGGCGCTGTTGCGCAAGGCGGCGCGGCAGAACTCGCCGATCGCGCAGAACCGTCTCGCCCGCGTGCTGGTGAGCGGGCTGGGGGTGCCGGTGGACAAGATCGAGGGCCTGAAGTGGCATCTCGTCGCCAAAACCGCCGGCAAGGGCGACCCCGAACTCGACGAGCGCCTCTCCGAGCTCAGCCCCGAGGACCGCGCCAAGGTCGATGCGGCGGCGCGCAAATGGACCGGGACCATTGGTGCCGCGGCCAATAAATGA
- a CDS encoding cell division protein ZapA: MSHINVTINGRQYRMACEEGQEVRLLKLAESLETRVGELRGKFGEIGDARLTVMAALTVCDELVDANARIRALEGELETLRNVRVAAADRAKATQAAVANALNAAAERIEKTTQVINRTIGNGVAIG, from the coding sequence ATGAGCCACATCAACGTCACCATCAATGGCCGGCAGTACCGCATGGCCTGCGAGGAAGGGCAGGAGGTGCGGCTGCTGAAACTTGCCGAAAGCCTGGAAACGCGGGTCGGCGAATTGCGCGGCAAGTTCGGAGAGATCGGCGACGCGCGCCTCACCGTGATGGCCGCGCTCACCGTGTGCGACGAACTGGTCGACGCCAACGCGCGCATCCGCGCGCTGGAGGGCGAACTCGAAACCCTGCGCAATGTCCGCGTCGCCGCCGCCGACCGCGCCAAGGCGACGCAAGCCGCCGTCGCCAATGCCCTCAACGCCGCCGCCGAACGGATCGAAAAGACCACGCAAGTCATTAACCGCACGATAGGTAATGGTGTGGCGATAGGCTGA
- a CDS encoding TIGR00282 family metallophosphoesterase yields the protein MRILFVGDVVGRAGRTAIAEYLPGMVRDWALDLVVVNGENSAGGFGITEAIYQEFLDAGADAITLGNHAWDQREALVFIERAPKLVRPANFPKGTPGRGAALIDTKNGKRALVINAIGRVFMTPFDDPFATLNRELEACPLREAADAIVVDFHGEATSEKQGIGYFCDGRASLVVGTHTHVPTADHQILAGGTAYMTDAGMTGDYDSVIGMQKEEPLRRFTTGIPSGRFEPAAGAATLSGVAVETDDATGLARRVAPVRAGGRLEPAMPGFWA from the coding sequence TTGCGCATTCTCTTCGTCGGCGACGTAGTCGGCCGTGCCGGCCGCACCGCGATCGCGGAATATTTGCCCGGCATGGTCAGGGACTGGGCGCTCGACCTGGTCGTCGTCAATGGCGAAAATTCCGCGGGCGGTTTCGGCATTACCGAGGCGATCTACCAGGAATTCCTCGATGCCGGCGCCGATGCGATCACGCTCGGCAATCACGCCTGGGATCAGCGCGAGGCGCTGGTGTTCATCGAGCGCGCGCCAAAACTGGTCCGTCCTGCGAACTTCCCGAAAGGCACGCCCGGCCGCGGCGCGGCGCTGATCGATACCAAGAACGGCAAGCGCGCGCTCGTCATCAACGCCATCGGCCGCGTCTTCATGACGCCGTTCGACGATCCCTTTGCCACGCTCAATCGCGAGCTTGAAGCCTGTCCGCTGCGCGAGGCGGCGGACGCCATCGTGGTCGATTTCCACGGCGAGGCGACCAGCGAGAAGCAGGGCATCGGCTATTTCTGCGACGGCCGCGCCAGCCTCGTCGTCGGCACCCACACCCACGTGCCGACCGCCGATCACCAGATCCTGGCCGGCGGCACCGCCTATATGACCGACGCCGGCATGACCGGCGATTATGATTCCGTCATCGGCATGCAGAAGGAAGAGCCGCTGCGGCGTTTCACGACCGGCATTCCCTCAGGCCGGTTCGAACCGGCGGCGGGCGCTGCGACACTCAGTGGTGTGGCGGTCGAGACCGACGACGCCACCGGCCTGGCGCGGCGCGTCGCACCGGTGCGGGCCGGCGGCAGGCTGGAGCCGGCCATGCCCGGCTTCTGGGCTTGA
- a CDS encoding class I fructose-bisphosphate aldolase has translation MNLADLNKVALAMVTPGKGILAADESSGTIKKRFDAIKVESTEESRRDYREMLFRSSEAMSQYVSGVILYDETIWQNAKDGTPLVKLIEQAGAIPGIKVDEGTQALPQCPGELVTVGLDKLAERLKKYYERGARFAKWRAVIDIGSGTGGRGIPTMTAISVNAHALARYAALCQAAQIVPIVEPEVLMDGDHDIDRCYDVTQRVLNKTFQELRIQRVELEGMVLKPNMVISGKKCAQQASVEEVAEKTVRLLKACVPAAVPGIAFLSGGQSDEEATAHLDAMNRIRNLPWKLTFSYGRALQAAPQKAWSGKAENVAAGQRAFTHRAKMNALASKGAWEAGLEKKVA, from the coding sequence ATGAATCTCGCCGACCTCAACAAGGTTGCCCTCGCCATGGTCACCCCGGGCAAGGGCATCCTCGCCGCCGATGAATCCTCCGGGACGATCAAGAAGCGCTTTGACGCCATCAAGGTCGAATCGACCGAGGAGAGCCGCCGCGACTACCGCGAGATGCTGTTCCGCTCCTCCGAGGCGATGAGCCAATACGTCTCCGGCGTCATCCTGTACGACGAGACGATCTGGCAGAACGCGAAGGATGGCACGCCGCTGGTCAAGCTGATCGAGCAGGCCGGCGCGATCCCCGGCATCAAGGTCGACGAGGGAACGCAGGCGCTGCCGCAATGCCCGGGCGAGCTGGTCACCGTCGGCCTCGACAAGCTCGCCGAGCGATTGAAGAAGTATTACGAGCGCGGCGCGCGCTTCGCCAAATGGCGCGCGGTGATCGATATCGGCAGCGGCACTGGCGGCCGGGGCATTCCAACCATGACCGCGATCAGCGTCAACGCGCACGCGCTGGCGCGCTATGCGGCGCTGTGCCAGGCGGCGCAGATCGTGCCGATCGTGGAGCCGGAAGTGCTGATGGATGGCGATCACGACATCGACCGCTGCTACGACGTGACCCAGCGCGTGCTGAACAAGACCTTTCAGGAATTGCGCATCCAGCGCGTCGAACTCGAGGGCATGGTGCTGAAGCCCAACATGGTCATTTCGGGCAAGAAGTGCGCACAGCAGGCTTCCGTCGAAGAGGTCGCGGAGAAAACCGTGCGGCTGCTGAAAGCCTGCGTGCCCGCCGCCGTGCCGGGCATCGCCTTCCTCTCCGGCGGGCAATCCGACGAGGAAGCGACCGCGCATCTGGACGCCATGAACAGGATCCGCAACCTGCCCTGGAAGCTCACCTTCTCCTATGGCCGCGCGCTGCAGGCAGCGCCGCAAAAGGCGTGGTCGGGCAAGGCCGAGAACGTCGCTGCCGGCCAGCGCGCCTTCACCCACCGCGCGAAAATGAACGCGCTGGCGAGCAAGGGCGCGTGGGAAGCCGGCCTTGAAAAGAAGGTCGCCTAG
- a CDS encoding thiamine phosphate synthase yields the protein MANKDSAGKTLPPRPAPRLYLATPEVDDPAQLASELPTLLAAADVAAVLLRLKPTDQRTMISRVKTLAPVIQNAGAALLLDGHVELVARAGADGAHLNSLAALEDALPSLKPDRIAGVGGLTTRHDSMAAGESGADYVLFGEPDANGQRPSVEAIAERLQWWDELFEPPCVGFAASREEAAEFARAGADFVLVGDFIWADPRGAEAALTDVAQAVLQAYEAAFGKTRTSPDKAGHG from the coding sequence TTGGCCAATAAAGACTCGGCTGGCAAAACTCTTCCGCCCCGCCCGGCGCCGCGTCTCTATCTCGCGACGCCGGAGGTGGATGATCCCGCGCAACTCGCGAGCGAACTTCCGACGCTGTTGGCTGCGGCCGACGTCGCGGCAGTGCTGCTGCGGCTTAAGCCCACGGACCAGCGCACCATGATCTCGCGCGTGAAGACGCTGGCGCCCGTGATCCAGAATGCCGGCGCGGCGCTGCTGCTCGACGGCCATGTCGAACTGGTGGCGCGCGCGGGCGCCGACGGCGCGCATCTGAACAGCCTCGCCGCGCTGGAGGACGCCCTGCCCTCGCTGAAGCCGGACCGCATTGCCGGCGTCGGCGGGCTCACGACGCGACACGATTCGATGGCCGCAGGCGAAAGTGGCGCCGACTACGTGCTGTTCGGCGAGCCCGATGCAAACGGCCAGCGGCCTTCGGTGGAAGCGATTGCCGAACGCCTGCAATGGTGGGACGAGCTGTTCGAGCCGCCCTGTGTCGGCTTTGCCGCCTCGCGCGAGGAGGCCGCCGAGTTCGCGCGCGCCGGCGCGGATTTCGTGCTGGTCGGCGATTTCATCTGGGCCGATCCGCGCGGCGCCGAGGCCGCGCTGACCGATGTCGCCCAGGCTGTCCTGCAGGCGTATGAAGCCGCGTTCGGAAAAACCAGGACCAGCCCTGACAAGGCCGGACACGGATAA